In Malus sylvestris chromosome 16, drMalSylv7.2, whole genome shotgun sequence, the following are encoded in one genomic region:
- the LOC126609374 gene encoding F-box/kelch-repeat protein At5g42360-like — translation MYSGRPSGEESLHQDVEALSVSKRLMRSVSQKLRKKNQRSVGDDDDDVRGISLRCLTLYGRGGGCRVGADTGDDFGDTSNTRRPSSASDDGKGYRPICGTEKSGVDCFLYGVRERFLKKHNRKDFELEESIRNSRMHTFLPDDILEMCLVRLPLTSLMTARLVCKKWKHLTTTTRFLQMRREGSHQNPWLFLFGAVKDGYCSGEIHALDVSLNQWHGVDAGILKGRFMFSVASVQDDIYVVGGCSSLNNFGRMDKSSFKTHKGVILFSPLTKSWRKVAPMKYARSMPILGVSEVTSDFSTSQSYQSRQDRRIPRSRVGGVSEVYEDPHRLSLMRQHGCSGDDNESSVLPNRKSYKFLKQKSDHSSMKGCRRVVLIAVGGLGSWDEPLDSGEIYDSVSKKWTEIQGLPVDFGFACSGVICNGIFYVYSETDKLAGYDIERGFWIGIQTTPFPPRVHEYYPQLVSCNGRLFMLSVFWCEGDGQIGRRNKAVRKVWELDLMYHNWTEVSVHPDAPMDWNAAFVADGNVIFGIEMFKIFGQVLDFFTACDVSDMGMKWSHVSRNFVTRELDASSCLSKSMAVLHL, via the coding sequence ATGTACTCTGGGAGACCATCTGGTGAAGAATCTCTTCATCaagatgttgaagctttgagtgTGTCAAAGCGTCTCATGAGAAGTGTTAGCcagaagttgaggaagaagaatcaGAGATCTGTAGgagatgacgatgatgatgtgAGGGGAATATCTTTGAGATGTCTTACTCTGTATGGTAGGGGTGGAGGTTGCAGAGTAGGTGCTGACACAGGTGATGATTTTGGGGATACCAGCAACACGAGGAGGCCTTCCAGTGCCAGCGATGATGGCAAAGGATACAGACCAATATGTGGTACCGAGAAATCTGGAGTTGATTGCTTCTTATATGGGGTGAGGGAGAGATTTTTGAAGAAACATAACAGAAAGGATTTTGAGCTTGAAGAATCAATAAGAAATAGCAGGATGCACACTTTTCTTCCAGATGACATACTGGAAATGTGCTTGGTGAGGCTCCCACTAACCAGTCTCATGACTGCACGCCTCGTGTGCAAGAAATGGAAACACTTGACTACTACTACTCGTTTCCTGCAGATGAGACGGGAAGGCTCACATCAAAACCCATGGTTGTTTCTTTTTGGTGCTGTTAAAGATGGTTATTGCTCTGGGGAGATACATGCATTGGATGTGTCTCTAAACCAATGGCATGGTGTAGATGCTGGCATTCTAAAGGGAAGGTTCATGTTTTCTGTTGCTAGTGTCCAGGATGATATTTACGTTGTTGGAGGTTGTTCTAGCTTGAACAACTTTGGGAGGATGGATAAGAGCTCATTTAAGACACACAAAGGGGTGATACTGTTTAGTCCCCTAACAAAATCTTGGCGCAAAGTTGCTCCAATGAAGTATGCAAGATCAATGCCTATTTTAGGAGTTTCGGAGGTAACTTCAGATTTTTCCACCAGTCAAAGTTATCAAAGTCGCCAAGATAGACGTATTCCCAGATCACGGGTAGGTGGAGTGTCAGAGGTTTATGAAGATCCTCACAGGCTTTCTCTTATGCGTCAACACGGATGTTCTGGTGACGACAATGAGTCTTCAGTGTTGCCCAATAGAAAGTCATATAaatttttgaaacaaaaaagtGATCACTCATCCATGAAGGGTTGTAGAAGGGTTGTGCTCATTGCTGTAGGTGGTCTTGGATCCTGGGATGAACCTTTGGATTCTGGAGAAATATATGATTCTGTTTCAAAGAAATGGACTGAAATTCAAGGGTTGCCTGTGGACTTTGGGTTTGCTTGTTCTGGGGTTATTTGTAATGGGATATTTTATGTTTATTCTGAAACTGACAAGCTCGCAGGATATGACATAGAAAGGGGTTTCTGGATTGGAATCCAAACCACTCCTTTCCCACCCCGCGTTCATGAATATTACCCACAACTGGTATCTTGTAATGGCCGGCTCTTCATGCTTTCTGTCTTCTGGTGTGAAGGGGATGGTCAGATAGGCCGGAGAAACAAGGCCGTTAGAAAAGTATGGGAGCTGGATCTCATGTACCATAACTGGACCGAGGTCTCAGTACATCCTGATGCTCCAATGGACTGGAATGCTGCGTTTGTGGCAGACGGAAACGTGATATTTGGTATTGAGATGTTCAAAATATTTGGGCAAGTATTGGATTTTTTTACTGCATGTGACGTTTCTGATATGGGGATGAAGTGGAGTCATGTCTCAAGGAACTTTGTAACTCGCGAGCTGGATGCTTCTTCGTGCTTGTCCAAGTCAATGGCTGTGCTACATCTGTAA